One window from the genome of Synechococcus sp. PROS-7-1 encodes:
- the hemB gene encoding porphobilinogen synthase: protein MDLTYRPRRLRRTASLRAMVRETSLSAADFIYPLFVHEGAAVEPIGAMPGAKRWSLEQLTGEVRRAWDLGIRCVVLFPKVSEGLKTEDGAECFNENGLIPRAIRQLKQELPEMAIMTDVALDPYSCDGHDGIVSDQGVVLNDETIELLCKQAVAQARAGADLIGPSDMMDGRVGAIREALDDEGFEHVGIISYTAKYSSAYYGPFREALDSAPRAAGSKPIPGNKDTYQMDPANAREAITEAQLDEQEGADIMMVKPGLAYLDIIHRLREESELPIAAYNVSGEYSMVKAAAERGWINEKAVVLETLLSFKRAGADLILTYHACDAAEWLKQG from the coding sequence ATGGACCTCACCTACCGCCCACGTCGCCTGCGCCGCACCGCTTCACTGCGGGCCATGGTGCGTGAAACCAGTCTTTCAGCTGCCGATTTCATCTATCCGCTGTTTGTGCATGAAGGCGCAGCTGTGGAGCCGATCGGGGCGATGCCCGGGGCCAAGCGCTGGAGCCTGGAGCAGCTCACCGGTGAGGTGCGGCGTGCCTGGGATCTCGGAATCCGCTGTGTGGTGTTGTTCCCGAAAGTGTCAGAGGGACTCAAAACCGAAGATGGTGCGGAATGCTTCAACGAGAACGGGTTAATCCCGCGGGCTATTCGACAGCTCAAGCAGGAGCTCCCCGAGATGGCGATCATGACGGACGTGGCCCTCGACCCCTACTCCTGCGATGGCCATGACGGCATCGTCAGCGACCAGGGTGTGGTTCTGAACGATGAAACGATTGAGTTGCTCTGCAAGCAGGCCGTTGCCCAGGCCAGAGCCGGTGCTGATCTGATTGGACCCAGCGACATGATGGACGGTCGGGTCGGGGCGATCCGTGAAGCCCTCGATGACGAAGGGTTCGAGCATGTGGGGATCATTAGCTACACAGCCAAATACTCCTCGGCGTATTACGGGCCCTTCCGCGAAGCTCTTGATTCCGCTCCAAGGGCCGCCGGGAGCAAGCCGATTCCTGGCAACAAGGACACTTACCAGATGGATCCTGCCAATGCTCGGGAGGCCATCACCGAGGCCCAGCTCGATGAACAAGAAGGGGCCGACATCATGATGGTGAAACCCGGTCTCGCCTATCTCGACATCATTCACCGCTTGCGGGAAGAGTCGGAGTTGCCCATTGCGGCTTACAACGTCAGTGGTGAGTACTCCATGGTGAAAGCGGCCGCCGAGCGTGGCTGGATCAATGAGAAAGCCGTGGTGTTGGAGACCCTGCTCAGCTTCAAGCGCGCCGGTGCGGATCTGATCCTCACCTATCACGCTTGTGATGCCGCTGAGTGGTTGAAGCAGGGCTAA
- a CDS encoding cupin domain-containing protein, which translates to MGLTVIRNSNDILRGKTLTTTNVLQGSLHRQGDYELVVFEIPAHTSQKPHYHRHGIIDIFIVQDGEGLLHLSKIRDGVPDPASCEVHPLKAGDTYALSVGTLHAIETKDQRIVVMNIAQPTHSAYVNASDDSAIDIVFP; encoded by the coding sequence ATGGGTCTCACTGTTATTCGTAACTCCAACGACATTCTTCGGGGCAAAACGCTTACGACGACCAATGTCCTCCAGGGATCTTTGCATCGCCAGGGTGATTACGAACTGGTTGTGTTTGAAATTCCAGCCCATACGTCTCAAAAACCTCATTACCACCGCCATGGGATTATCGACATCTTTATAGTTCAGGACGGTGAAGGCTTGCTTCATCTCAGCAAGATTCGTGATGGAGTTCCTGATCCGGCATCGTGTGAAGTCCATCCACTGAAGGCTGGGGACACCTATGCGCTAAGCGTGGGGACGCTTCATGCAATTGAGACGAAAGATCAACGCATTGTCGTGATGAATATTGCTCAGCCGACCCACAGCGCTTATGTGAATGCCAGTGATGATTCGGCGATTGATATTGTTTTCCCTTGA
- a CDS encoding SDR family NAD(P)-dependent oxidoreductase produces the protein MKAASVQGKTALVTGCSSGIGRAIAFHLRHQGWNVYPTARSEHDLAHLRSHGFQALQLDVLDPSSIKDCVSSLAKRCPSGIGALVNNAGIVIPGAVEDLSREDLSKQFEVNVFGLQELTNTIIPTFRHQGWGRIVHISSIFGVLTAPMVGGYCASKYALEALANAQRMELRGSGVALSLIEPGAIRSNLRSNAMKNLQSKLSTKGHFHSEYKQTLEKQTASNHHAGQRMQSPEIVARKVLHAITSNHPKRRYFVTSEAKIGAIASRALPDFLIDSFMQAITP, from the coding sequence ATGAAAGCCGCCTCGGTGCAGGGCAAAACAGCATTGGTCACAGGATGTTCATCAGGCATTGGCCGAGCCATCGCATTCCACCTGCGACATCAAGGTTGGAATGTCTATCCAACCGCAAGATCGGAACACGATCTTGCTCATCTGCGCAGCCACGGCTTCCAGGCTCTCCAGCTTGATGTTTTGGATCCAAGCTCCATCAAAGACTGCGTCTCATCCCTCGCCAAGAGGTGTCCAAGCGGCATTGGCGCCCTGGTGAACAACGCCGGCATCGTGATCCCAGGCGCAGTGGAAGACCTCTCACGCGAGGACCTCAGTAAACAATTTGAGGTCAATGTTTTTGGCCTGCAGGAACTAACGAACACGATTATTCCGACATTCCGCCATCAGGGATGGGGGAGGATTGTGCACATCAGCTCAATTTTTGGAGTGCTCACAGCACCAATGGTTGGTGGCTACTGCGCATCCAAATATGCCCTCGAAGCACTGGCGAATGCCCAACGCATGGAACTGCGAGGCAGCGGCGTTGCCCTAAGCCTGATCGAGCCTGGGGCCATTCGCTCCAACCTGCGCAGCAATGCCATGAAGAATCTTCAAAGCAAGCTCTCAACAAAAGGCCATTTTCATTCCGAATACAAACAAACACTTGAAAAACAAACCGCATCAAACCATCACGCGGGGCAAAGGATGCAATCACCTGAAATCGTCGCCCGCAAGGTTCTCCACGCAATAACCAGCAACCACCCAAAGAGACGATATTTTGTGACCAGCGAGGCAAAAATTGGCGCCATAGCTAGCAGAGCACTGCCAGATTTCTTGATTGATTCCTTCATGCAAGCAATCACACCTTGA
- a CDS encoding DUF3764 family protein — METTVWTFNLSVPFAEWAAIYDSDDVAKMHAAVGLKSLFRGVSKDDPSQVCAVQQGPVGVAHKIFEDNKEMIRGAGHVIESTVISSYLDA, encoded by the coding sequence ATGGAAACCACGGTCTGGACGTTCAACCTCAGTGTTCCCTTCGCTGAATGGGCTGCGATTTACGACAGCGACGACGTTGCCAAGATGCACGCCGCTGTGGGTTTGAAATCACTGTTTCGTGGTGTCAGCAAAGACGACCCCAGCCAAGTCTGCGCGGTTCAGCAGGGGCCTGTTGGAGTCGCGCACAAGATCTTTGAAGACAACAAGGAGATGATCCGTGGCGCAGGCCACGTGATCGAAAGCACGGTGATCAGTTCCTACCTCGATGCCTGA
- a CDS encoding DnaJ C-terminal domain-containing protein, which yields MAGSGYRDYFKVLGVDRGADADAIKRAFRKLARQYHPDVNPGNKDAEAKFKEVSEAYEVLSDPEKRKRYEQFGQYWNQAGGGAGGMDVDFGRYGNFDDFINDLLGRFGGPGAGGFGGAPGGFAGGGFPGGFAGGGFPRGASRPPVNLDAEATVKVSFAEAFRGGERTLSVNDERVQVRIPAGVKNGSRLRLKGKGNLQPGTGRRGDLYLNLEVQPHPVWRFEGDQLRADLPVALDELALGGTVTVMTPDGEAEVSIPAGTSPGRSLRLKGKGWPLKTGRGDLLLTLTLQWPPQWSETQRSLLERLREERGDDPRRDWLQTARL from the coding sequence ATGGCAGGCAGTGGGTACCGCGATTACTTCAAGGTGCTCGGTGTGGATCGTGGAGCCGATGCTGATGCCATCAAGAGGGCGTTCCGCAAGCTGGCGCGCCAATATCACCCGGATGTGAATCCTGGAAATAAAGACGCTGAGGCCAAGTTCAAGGAAGTCAGTGAGGCTTACGAGGTTCTGTCGGATCCTGAGAAGCGAAAGCGCTACGAACAGTTCGGGCAGTACTGGAACCAGGCCGGAGGCGGTGCTGGCGGTATGGATGTGGATTTCGGTCGGTACGGCAATTTCGATGATTTCATCAACGACCTTCTTGGGCGTTTCGGGGGCCCGGGGGCTGGTGGGTTCGGTGGCGCGCCAGGCGGTTTCGCTGGTGGTGGTTTTCCCGGTGGCTTTGCCGGCGGCGGCTTTCCCCGAGGGGCGTCCCGCCCTCCGGTGAATCTCGATGCAGAGGCCACGGTGAAAGTGAGCTTTGCTGAGGCGTTCCGCGGGGGTGAACGCACACTTTCGGTGAACGACGAACGGGTGCAGGTGCGGATCCCAGCGGGTGTGAAGAATGGCTCTCGCCTGCGACTCAAAGGGAAGGGCAACCTCCAACCCGGCACCGGACGTCGCGGCGATCTTTACTTGAACCTGGAGGTTCAGCCCCATCCCGTGTGGCGCTTCGAGGGAGATCAGCTGCGGGCTGATCTCCCAGTGGCTCTCGATGAGTTAGCGCTTGGAGGCACCGTCACTGTGATGACACCGGACGGTGAAGCCGAAGTGTCGATCCCGGCGGGCACCAGCCCGGGCCGCAGTCTGCGCCTCAAGGGCAAGGGCTGGCCGCTGAAAACCGGTCGTGGAGACCTTCTGCTCACGCTCACCCTGCAGTGGCCGCCTCAATGGTCGGAGACGCAGCGTTCCCTGCTTGAGCGGTTGCGTGAGGAGCGCGGCGATGACCCCCGCCGCGACTGGCTTCAAACCGCTCGGCTCTGA
- a CDS encoding ABC transporter ATP-binding protein has product MAGVRFEALSKSYPPRGGSDPVEVIRELSLTIEDGEFLVLVGPSGCGKSTLLRLMAGLETPSSGEIFIGDHPVSRLRPAQRNVAMVFQSYALYPHLSVRDNLGFGLRRSRKRTVLQQIEDQLHRTTRRFPQPLSLSSPREARLEIRVNEVAEALELDQLLDRLPKELSGGQKQRVALGRAMARQPDVFLMDEPLSNLDAKLRGSTRTRIVDLQRQLGTTTLYVTHDQVEAMTMGHRIAVLNQGRLQQLGTPMELYRWPSNLFVAQFIGSPPMNVLPVTVGSAATLLLGERRLPVEGALADALPALESQHLNGGIRPEQLRIAPATNRNLPADVSHSEVLGNEQLITCRLLDGGHLIQVRADPDLEARPGSRVHLEAEPSAWRLFDRLGEAIARPQSSRSSDNEPLLPNLS; this is encoded by the coding sequence TTGGCAGGCGTTCGCTTTGAGGCGCTCAGCAAGAGCTATCCACCCCGGGGAGGGTCCGATCCTGTCGAAGTGATCCGTGAGCTCTCTCTGACGATTGAAGACGGGGAATTTCTGGTGCTGGTCGGCCCATCAGGCTGCGGGAAAAGCACCCTCCTGCGCCTGATGGCGGGCCTGGAAACTCCGAGTTCCGGAGAAATCTTCATCGGAGATCATCCTGTTAGTCGCCTGCGACCGGCCCAGCGCAATGTGGCCATGGTGTTTCAGAGCTACGCGCTCTATCCCCACCTCAGCGTGCGCGACAACCTGGGATTCGGATTGAGGCGAAGCCGCAAGCGCACTGTTCTGCAGCAAATCGAGGACCAGCTGCATCGCACCACCCGACGCTTTCCTCAGCCTCTCTCGCTGAGTTCTCCCCGGGAAGCGCGCCTAGAAATCCGGGTGAATGAGGTCGCCGAAGCCCTCGAACTGGATCAGCTGCTGGATCGGCTCCCGAAGGAACTGTCTGGGGGCCAAAAACAGCGGGTGGCGCTGGGACGGGCCATGGCACGGCAACCGGACGTCTTCCTGATGGATGAGCCTCTGAGCAATCTCGATGCCAAGTTGCGCGGAAGCACCCGCACGCGCATCGTTGATCTGCAGCGACAGCTGGGCACCACCACGCTGTACGTCACCCATGATCAGGTGGAAGCCATGACCATGGGGCACCGGATCGCGGTGCTGAATCAGGGCCGGCTCCAGCAGCTGGGCACACCAATGGAGCTCTACCGCTGGCCCTCAAATCTGTTTGTTGCTCAGTTCATCGGCAGCCCGCCGATGAATGTGCTTCCCGTGACAGTGGGCTCAGCGGCAACCCTGCTGCTGGGTGAGCGTCGCCTACCAGTCGAAGGCGCCTTGGCCGATGCCCTGCCTGCTCTTGAAAGCCAGCATCTGAACGGCGGAATCCGCCCAGAACAGCTTCGGATTGCCCCAGCGACCAACCGCAACCTTCCAGCGGATGTCAGTCACAGCGAAGTTTTAGGCAACGAACAACTGATCACCTGCCGACTGCTCGATGGCGGCCACTTGATTCAGGTTCGGGCCGATCCTGACCTCGAAGCCCGACCGGGATCCCGCGTGCACCTGGAAGCCGAGCCCAGCGCATGGCGACTGTTCGATCGTCTTGGAGAGGCCATTGCCAGGCCCCAATCATCCCGGTCGAGCGACAACGAGCCACTTCTGCCCAACCTGAGCTGA
- a CDS encoding endonuclease MutS2: MSALQETLELLEWPRLCDHLASFASTVQGRRHCKIDPLPASLAASLTLQAQTLEMASLDGVLDGGLSFQGVRDLASTLLRCSKGGVASGEELLEVADTLAAARRLRRQIDEPELRPVCTTLLEDVATFPDLEQRLKFAIEEGGRVADRASPGLDGLRRQWQELRARRRDKLQDVIRRWAAHLQDTVIAERHGRPVLAVKAGAGGQCPGMVHDSSASGSTVFVEPKAVIDLGNRLADVDGRIREEEQRVLAELSAAVAEQVEGLEHLMGVLLKLDLALARGRYGQWLGAVPPRLESAVDAPFELKTLRHPLLVWQERKEQGPTVVPVSVEVSSSLRVVAITGPNTGGKTVTLKSIGLAALMARAGLWVPCSGSPTLPWCAQVLADIGDEQSLQQSLSTFSGHVKRIGRILEAIRSGPAPALVLLDEVGAGTDPSEGTALATALLRTLADRARLTVATTHFGELKALKYSDSRFENASVAFDSDTLSPTYHLLWGIPGRSNALAIATRLGLEGSVIDEARALLSPAGDGEVNTVIRGLEEQRMRQQAAAEDAAALLARTELLHEELLQRWEKQKQHSVERQEQGRQRLETSIRAGQKEVRQLIRRLRDDRADGETARKAGQRLRKLEDRHRPEPERRRHQGWRPQVGDRIRLLALGKAAEVLKVSDDGLQLQVRCGVMRSTVELSAVESLDGRKPDPPAAPVVQVQVKARRGSGSAEVRTSRNTVDVRGMRVHEAESAVEELLRGASGPVWVIHGIGTGRLKRGLRDWFQSLPYVERVVDAEQGDGGAGCSVVWVR; the protein is encoded by the coding sequence ATGTCTGCACTTCAGGAAACCCTGGAGCTGCTGGAGTGGCCGCGGCTCTGTGACCACCTCGCCAGTTTCGCCAGCACCGTGCAGGGACGTCGTCACTGCAAAATCGATCCCCTTCCCGCCTCGCTCGCAGCCAGCCTCACGCTTCAGGCTCAGACCTTGGAGATGGCGTCCCTGGATGGTGTTCTCGACGGGGGGCTGAGTTTTCAGGGTGTGCGTGATCTCGCTTCAACCTTGTTGCGTTGCAGTAAAGGGGGAGTCGCCTCGGGTGAGGAGCTTTTAGAGGTGGCTGACACCCTGGCTGCTGCCCGCCGTCTGCGCCGCCAGATCGATGAACCGGAGTTGCGTCCTGTCTGCACAACCCTGCTCGAGGATGTGGCGACCTTTCCCGATCTCGAGCAGCGCCTGAAATTCGCCATCGAAGAAGGGGGACGGGTTGCCGATCGCGCCAGCCCTGGTCTCGATGGTCTGCGGCGGCAATGGCAGGAGCTGCGGGCCAGGCGCCGGGACAAGTTGCAGGACGTGATCAGGCGTTGGGCCGCCCATCTCCAAGACACGGTGATTGCCGAGCGCCACGGCCGGCCCGTCCTGGCCGTGAAAGCCGGTGCAGGTGGACAGTGCCCGGGAATGGTGCACGACAGCTCCGCGTCCGGCAGCACGGTGTTCGTGGAACCCAAAGCAGTGATCGATCTGGGGAACAGGCTTGCTGATGTGGATGGCCGGATCCGTGAGGAGGAGCAGCGCGTGCTCGCTGAGCTCAGTGCGGCTGTCGCTGAGCAGGTTGAGGGTCTCGAGCATCTGATGGGGGTGCTGCTCAAACTGGATCTGGCCCTGGCGCGCGGCCGCTATGGGCAGTGGCTCGGTGCAGTCCCTCCCCGTTTGGAGTCAGCCGTTGATGCACCGTTCGAGCTGAAAACGCTCCGCCATCCGCTGCTCGTCTGGCAGGAGCGCAAAGAGCAGGGACCCACCGTGGTGCCCGTCAGTGTGGAGGTGTCGTCCTCGCTGCGTGTGGTGGCGATCACTGGGCCGAACACCGGTGGTAAAACCGTCACCCTGAAGAGCATCGGTTTGGCGGCCTTGATGGCCCGGGCAGGGCTGTGGGTGCCGTGCAGTGGCAGCCCCACCCTTCCCTGGTGTGCCCAGGTGCTCGCTGACATCGGCGATGAGCAATCGCTGCAGCAGAGCTTGTCCACCTTCAGCGGTCATGTGAAACGGATCGGTCGCATCCTGGAGGCGATTCGTTCCGGGCCGGCTCCTGCTCTGGTGCTGCTGGATGAGGTCGGTGCCGGTACTGATCCCAGTGAGGGCACGGCTCTGGCCACAGCACTGTTGCGCACCCTGGCCGATCGTGCACGGCTCACCGTGGCGACCACCCATTTCGGCGAGCTCAAGGCTCTCAAGTACAGCGATTCGCGCTTTGAGAATGCCTCGGTCGCCTTTGACAGCGACACGCTGTCGCCCACCTATCACCTGCTCTGGGGGATCCCAGGTCGCAGCAATGCGCTGGCGATCGCCACCCGTCTGGGGCTGGAAGGCAGTGTGATCGATGAGGCCCGCGCCCTGCTCTCTCCCGCAGGCGATGGTGAGGTGAACACCGTGATTCGTGGCCTGGAGGAACAGCGCATGCGCCAACAGGCAGCGGCGGAAGACGCCGCTGCCCTCCTGGCACGGACCGAACTGCTGCATGAAGAACTCCTGCAACGTTGGGAGAAGCAGAAACAGCATTCCGTTGAACGGCAAGAACAGGGACGACAGCGCCTGGAGACCTCGATTCGTGCTGGGCAGAAAGAAGTGCGTCAGCTGATCCGCCGGCTTCGCGATGACCGTGCTGATGGCGAAACCGCTCGAAAAGCGGGACAGCGACTGCGCAAACTGGAGGATCGTCACCGTCCTGAGCCAGAACGTCGCCGGCATCAAGGCTGGCGACCGCAAGTGGGAGATCGCATCCGCTTGCTGGCCCTGGGCAAAGCCGCCGAGGTCCTGAAGGTGTCCGACGATGGTCTGCAGCTTCAGGTGCGCTGCGGCGTGATGCGCAGCACCGTTGAGCTGTCGGCAGTCGAGAGCCTGGACGGCCGCAAGCCTGACCCCCCAGCTGCTCCGGTGGTGCAGGTGCAGGTGAAGGCTCGGCGGGGGAGCGGCAGTGCCGAGGTGCGGACATCAAGGAACACCGTGGATGTGCGCGGAATGCGCGTTCATGAAGCCGAGTCGGCTGTGGAAGAGTTGCTGCGCGGTGCGAGCGGTCCTGTGTGGGTGATTCACGGCATCGGCACCGGACGGCTCAAGCGTGGCCTCAGGGACTGGTTTCAATCCCTGCCGTATGTGGAACGGGTTGTGGATGCCGAACAGGGAGACGGGGGGGCAGGCTGCAGCGTGGTGTGGGTGCGTTGA
- a CDS encoding VOC family protein, with protein sequence MPVVERLGHVAIRVEDMDRAVAFYSQLGMEMVWNADDWCYMEAAKSRDGLALLGPNYKAAGPHFAFHFRDRAEVDAVHAQLKASGVAVGAVHDHRDGTASFYLRDPEGNWLEMLYEPPGGIPSNQPGATAAD encoded by the coding sequence ATGCCAGTGGTGGAGCGCCTAGGCCACGTCGCCATCCGCGTTGAAGATATGGACAGGGCTGTGGCTTTCTATTCCCAGTTGGGAATGGAGATGGTCTGGAATGCAGACGACTGGTGCTACATGGAAGCCGCTAAGTCCCGTGACGGTCTCGCTCTGCTTGGACCGAACTACAAAGCTGCAGGTCCGCACTTCGCGTTCCACTTCCGTGACCGTGCCGAAGTGGATGCGGTTCACGCTCAATTGAAGGCTTCGGGTGTGGCCGTCGGTGCCGTTCATGATCATCGCGACGGCACTGCCTCCTTTTATCTGCGTGATCCGGAGGGCAACTGGCTGGAAATGCTCTACGAGCCTCCTGGTGGCATTCCCTCCAATCAACCAGGAGCAACCGCAGCCGATTGA
- a CDS encoding carbamoyl-phosphate synthase L chain → MLRRLTIGLLAFAVAMAPLPLNAQEGSAGDLGVMSISLKDVIKPRVGIQGQTQAAGTPNQAGIGGFLPLVVRDNSVFFADVLANANFADFNNYSSIINTTVAGTTISTSSRLGYRWLNGDRSWMYGLNAGYDTRPMSTGDADTGVPLFGTEKTVFFQQAAVNAEAVSDKWAFNAYALIPTGDTEQKVNWFYNAGALDTFGLDAGYNITPALKASIGYYYQNGDAGEADGSGVLGRLAYAINNDLSIGANLSYDEAFETRFSADIKWRFNTAGISQSEKQKKAWEKPTIKALTESVKRRDVRVADPPAARLIDFHEIPMILL, encoded by the coding sequence ATGCTCCGCCGCCTCACCATTGGTCTTCTGGCTTTTGCTGTTGCAATGGCGCCTCTGCCTCTCAATGCCCAAGAGGGCAGTGCAGGCGACCTTGGCGTCATGAGCATCAGCCTCAAAGACGTCATCAAGCCACGCGTTGGCATCCAAGGGCAGACCCAAGCTGCTGGCACCCCCAACCAGGCAGGGATTGGTGGCTTCCTTCCCCTCGTCGTTCGAGACAACAGCGTCTTCTTTGCTGACGTGCTCGCCAACGCCAACTTCGCTGATTTCAACAACTACAGCAGCATCATCAACACCACCGTTGCTGGCACCACCATCTCCACCTCATCCCGTCTGGGCTATCGCTGGCTCAATGGCGACCGCAGTTGGATGTATGGACTGAATGCGGGCTATGACACCCGACCAATGAGCACGGGTGATGCCGACACAGGTGTCCCACTATTTGGTACTGAGAAAACTGTTTTCTTCCAGCAGGCTGCTGTGAATGCAGAAGCGGTGAGCGATAAGTGGGCATTCAATGCTTATGCGCTCATCCCAACGGGTGATACCGAGCAGAAGGTCAACTGGTTCTACAACGCTGGAGCACTGGATACCTTTGGCTTGGATGCTGGTTACAACATCACGCCAGCCCTAAAAGCATCTATTGGTTACTACTACCAAAACGGCGATGCAGGGGAAGCAGATGGATCTGGCGTCTTGGGTCGTTTGGCATATGCCATCAACAATGACCTATCCATTGGTGCCAATCTCTCCTACGACGAAGCCTTTGAAACTCGCTTCTCCGCTGACATCAAGTGGCGTTTTAATACAGCAGGAATTTCGCAAAGCGAGAAGCAGAAGAAAGCGTGGGAGAAGCCAACGATTAAGGCATTAACTGAGAGCGTAAAGAGAAGGGATGTGCGTGTTGCTGACCCCCCTGCCGCTAGGCTGATCGATTTTCACGAAATCCCAATGATCCTATTATAG
- a CDS encoding SulP family inorganic anion transporter produces the protein MNKRRHALIHGFSWNHWRGDLSGGLTAAVVALPLALAFGNAALGPGGAIYGLYGAIVTGFFAALLGGTPAQVSGPTGPMSVTVAGVVGSLAAVGVSRELSSGELLPLVMAAVVIGGLFQILMGAMRLGRYITLVPYSVVSGFMTGIGVIILCLQVGPLLGIASRGGVLQSLQMVLTEFSPQPAALLVGAATLLVVFGCPRRLSQVIPSPLLALVLITPLSLWLFPEQLPRIGTIPEGGLTFTLPNWQEHLPVLLRAGLVMALLGAIDSLLTSLVADNISHTRHRSDRELVGQGIANSVAGLFGGLPGAGATMRTVINIQSGGRTPLSGMTHSIVLLVLLLGAGPLAEGIPTALLAGILIKVGVDIIDWGFLRRAHRLSFKTALVMWGVLLMTVFWDLIGAVLVGMFVANLLTIESLTAHQLGTMNQHQEPLNAEEQTLLKRCGDDLMLFRLQGPLSFGAAKGISERMMLVRQYRILLLDITDVPHLGVTASLAIERMVQEAAQHDRQVLVAGAAGKVKHRLELFGIPSLVDTRLEALREADQRLNS, from the coding sequence ATGAACAAACGCCGGCACGCTTTGATTCACGGCTTCAGCTGGAACCATTGGCGTGGCGATCTCTCTGGTGGGCTGACCGCGGCGGTGGTGGCACTGCCCCTGGCGTTGGCTTTTGGCAATGCCGCCCTTGGTCCGGGAGGAGCGATCTATGGGCTCTATGGAGCCATCGTGACGGGGTTTTTCGCGGCTCTGCTCGGGGGAACGCCGGCCCAGGTCAGCGGGCCGACGGGCCCGATGAGCGTCACCGTGGCCGGTGTTGTGGGCAGCCTTGCGGCCGTTGGCGTCAGCCGTGAACTCAGCAGCGGGGAGCTGCTGCCGCTGGTGATGGCCGCCGTGGTGATCGGAGGACTCTTTCAGATCCTGATGGGAGCGATGAGGCTCGGTCGCTACATCACGCTTGTGCCTTATTCGGTGGTCTCCGGTTTCATGACCGGCATCGGGGTGATCATCCTCTGCCTGCAAGTCGGCCCCTTGCTGGGAATCGCCAGCCGCGGCGGCGTGTTGCAATCGCTGCAGATGGTGCTCACAGAGTTCAGCCCCCAGCCGGCGGCGCTGTTGGTGGGTGCCGCCACCCTGCTGGTGGTGTTCGGCTGTCCGCGACGGCTCAGCCAGGTGATCCCGTCGCCTCTGCTAGCTCTTGTGCTGATCACGCCGCTCTCGCTGTGGCTGTTTCCGGAGCAGCTGCCGCGCATCGGCACCATCCCGGAGGGGGGACTGACCTTCACCTTGCCGAATTGGCAGGAGCATCTGCCGGTTCTGCTTCGGGCTGGATTGGTGATGGCCCTTCTTGGAGCGATCGATTCGTTGCTCACCTCCTTGGTTGCCGACAACATCAGCCACACACGGCATCGATCCGATCGCGAACTGGTCGGCCAGGGCATCGCCAACAGCGTGGCCGGACTCTTCGGCGGGCTGCCAGGTGCAGGGGCCACGATGCGCACGGTGATCAACATCCAATCCGGAGGACGCACCCCCCTCTCGGGGATGACCCACTCGATCGTGTTGCTGGTGCTGCTTCTGGGCGCCGGACCTCTGGCCGAAGGGATCCCCACGGCCCTGTTGGCGGGAATCCTGATCAAGGTGGGCGTCGACATCATCGACTGGGGGTTCCTGCGCCGCGCCCACCGCCTCTCCTTCAAGACAGCTTTGGTGATGTGGGGTGTTCTGCTGATGACAGTGTTTTGGGACCTGATCGGCGCCGTGCTGGTGGGAATGTTCGTGGCCAACCTGCTCACGATCGAGTCCCTCACCGCCCATCAGCTCGGCACCATGAACCAGCACCAGGAACCGCTGAACGCTGAAGAGCAAACCCTGCTAAAACGCTGCGGCGATGATCTGATGCTGTTCAGACTGCAAGGGCCTCTGAGTTTTGGTGCAGCCAAAGGCATCAGTGAGCGAATGATGTTGGTACGGCAATACCGAATCCTTCTGCTGGACATCACGGATGTCCCCCATCTCGGGGTCACGGCCAGCCTGGCGATCGAGCGCATGGTGCAGGAGGCGGCGCAACACGATCGACAGGTGCTCGTAGCCGGTGCAGCCGGCAAGGTGAAACACCGGCTTGAGCTCTTCGGCATTCCATCTCTCGTTGATACGCGCCTCGAGGCTTTACGTGAAGCCGATCAGCGCCTCAACAGTTGA